A single genomic interval of Acidisarcina sp. harbors:
- a CDS encoding ATPase, T2SS/T4P/T4SS family yields MSYELILPFFPEELRELLLDPSISDLMVNGTTGVFADRNGVVEHIELRTPYTNERLQAAIERVARILGQDLTGQNPILNTRLPDGSRVAVVGPPSSVYGPTLTVRKFNRWFTSDELVAAGSLPRQIRDAVVELIGQRKNGIIAGGTGSGKTTLMKALLDHVPMRERLIVIEQPAELKIAHPNAVRWEAVAAIPGQVAVTPSQLVAAALRHRPDRIIMGEIRDECGYDLLQAMNTGHGGTLSTLHADSALDALDRLADMALSARTNLNQQFIRSQTGKAVDFVLYCERNSTGRRRVRELITVKGYSHADQSFETEELYRVSSAVAA; encoded by the coding sequence ATGAGTTACGAATTGATTCTGCCGTTCTTTCCCGAAGAACTGCGCGAGTTGCTACTTGACCCGTCGATCTCCGACTTAATGGTTAACGGGACCACCGGTGTGTTCGCAGATCGCAATGGTGTGGTTGAACACATTGAACTGCGCACGCCGTACACAAACGAGCGGCTTCAAGCGGCGATTGAGCGCGTGGCGCGCATTCTCGGCCAGGACCTCACCGGCCAGAATCCGATTCTCAATACACGCCTGCCCGATGGTTCGCGCGTGGCCGTGGTCGGCCCGCCCTCTTCGGTCTATGGCCCGACGTTGACCGTGCGCAAATTTAACCGCTGGTTTACCTCGGATGAATTGGTTGCAGCAGGCAGCTTGCCACGTCAGATTCGGGATGCGGTGGTGGAGCTTATCGGCCAACGGAAGAACGGCATCATTGCCGGTGGAACCGGATCTGGCAAAACAACCCTGATGAAAGCGTTACTCGATCACGTTCCCATGCGAGAACGGCTTATTGTGATCGAGCAACCGGCCGAGTTGAAGATTGCGCATCCCAATGCCGTTCGCTGGGAGGCAGTCGCCGCCATTCCGGGCCAAGTCGCCGTGACTCCGAGCCAGCTTGTCGCCGCCGCTCTGCGGCACCGTCCCGACCGCATCATCATGGGCGAAATCCGCGATGAATGCGGCTACGACTTGTTGCAGGCCATGAACACCGGCCACGGCGGAACACTCTCGACTCTCCATGCGGATTCCGCGCTTGACGCGCTCGACCGGCTGGCGGATATGGCGTTGAGCGCCAGGACGAACTTGAACCAACAATTCATCCGGTCGCAGACCGGAAAGGCAGTCGATTTCGTTCTCTACTGCGAACGCAATTCCACGGGCCGGCGCCGAGTACGCGAGCTTATCACCGTGAAAGGCTACAGCCACGCGGACCAGTCCTTCGAGACCGAGGAACTCTATCGGGTTTCCTCTGCGGTTGCGGCGTGA
- a CDS encoding single-stranded DNA-binding protein: MYLNRATLIGYLGNDAEVRTGKNNQKFTTFSIATKTSYKDKESGEYISHTEWHRCIVFGKFGEFAATLKKGAHVQVEGEIRHTEYTPKKAKKPVRTDSIRVASILKLDRAEKAAEEVFEEEIPVEDEAA; this comes from the coding sequence ATGTATCTGAATCGCGCAACTCTCATTGGCTATCTCGGCAACGATGCCGAAGTTCGCACCGGCAAGAACAACCAGAAGTTCACCACCTTCTCCATCGCCACCAAGACCTCGTACAAAGACAAAGAGTCCGGCGAATACATTTCGCACACCGAATGGCATCGCTGCATCGTCTTCGGCAAGTTCGGCGAGTTCGCGGCCACGCTCAAGAAGGGCGCGCACGTACAGGTCGAGGGTGAGATTCGCCACACCGAGTACACGCCCAAGAAGGCCAAAAAGCCGGTGCGCACCGACAGCATCCGCGTTGCCTCCATCCTCAAGCTCGACCGCGCCGAAAAGGCCGCCGAGGAAGTCTTCGAGGAGGAGATTCCTGTCGAGGACGAGGCCGCGTAA
- a CDS encoding VirB8/TrbF family protein, whose translation MTPEQVLLTDQIGNEVYASHYAERKAYRFILACSTVMLLGSLGMNLSLAHRPIANRYIRIDEMGRAQAIQYSDLNYSPREGEVRTYLTDWANYRYTVNRDVIAKKYPLNYYFLSQALASKLMADDNANHLVSQVTAGQIESSDVQVQNVTITTMSEEMVQGTRIARGTALMTLDKFYSAQNSHEPRTEHWLFSITYYLNPKQVSDQSRVFPQYEFINPLGLTITEFHENRVSVDVVTPGTSTTKTTGAAR comes from the coding sequence TTGACCCCAGAGCAAGTCTTGCTCACCGATCAGATCGGCAACGAAGTGTATGCCTCGCACTATGCTGAGCGGAAAGCGTACCGCTTCATCCTGGCCTGTAGCACGGTAATGCTGCTTGGCTCGTTGGGGATGAACCTATCATTGGCACACCGACCGATTGCCAACCGCTACATTCGCATTGATGAGATGGGCCGCGCCCAGGCGATCCAGTATTCGGACTTGAATTACAGTCCACGCGAGGGCGAAGTCCGCACCTACCTGACCGACTGGGCGAACTATCGCTATACGGTGAACCGCGACGTGATCGCCAAGAAATACCCGCTCAACTACTACTTTCTCTCGCAGGCTCTCGCCTCTAAGTTGATGGCCGACGACAATGCGAATCATCTCGTCTCGCAGGTCACGGCAGGCCAGATTGAATCGAGTGATGTCCAGGTCCAGAACGTGACCATTACTACCATGTCCGAAGAGATGGTCCAGGGTACGCGCATCGCACGCGGGACGGCTCTCATGACCCTCGACAAGTTCTACTCTGCGCAAAACTCCCATGAGCCGCGGACAGAGCATTGGCTGTTCAGCATTACCTACTATCTGAATCCCAAACAGGTCAGCGACCAATCGCGCGTGTTTCCGCAATATGAGTTCATCAATCCGCTGGGACTCACCATTACCGAGTTCCACGAAAACCGCGTCTCGGTGGACGTGGTTACGCCCGGAACAAGCACGACAAAAACCACGGGAGCGGCAAGATGA
- a CDS encoding type IV secretion system DNA-binding domain-containing protein translates to MRNATWGRKESVVWPYQIPIYTYSTAFFSVVLTFLFVCGWIRLATTPLQRYYLPLYERTSVIGAFSKSHRSNYRVLFVTGHGLPPQPAHNADVRLGRTPEPDDKTIPLALTEDALQHGYTLLFRGPLRSFDDARLRDYMKDVIYGGTSLPVFFRPPLICGVAIFLIALPFAVWKDVERQKQLRYGRRLKGPEMLTPQQFNRVVKGDGIGFKIDGMRKMLRIPARAEAQHMQVIGDTGAGKSALLAQALRQVRSRGDSAIVYDPAREYVKRFYDPDRGDMILNPLDRRCPYWGPAEELRTRSEAKALAVSLFQPPQDKKGEFFIESPQKIFAFLMAYRPTPDQLVQWMSNPAEIDRRLQGTEHAHLIDPHAHQQRAGVLASLGLVADSLRLLPKKSEANGAWTATEWAEKRQGWIFLTSLPAEREALRPLQSLWIDWLVLRLLNEPTAAQKRVWFVIDELASLQKLPQLHTAITEARKSNNPVVLGFQGKAQLEYLYGHLAEVMLSQPATSVWLTTKEPNAGEWVSKFIGKVEIERLRETHFDGTRSGRNFALDRQVEPLVLESEIAGLADLHAYMKYQNYVTRFSFPYFNMPEVAEGFERRERPDDKLPYDPVPVNDAEPNTELKQVPEDTPTSQPNTLPVAQQIEPEPAIAPDADDQQNLITRG, encoded by the coding sequence ATGCGGAACGCCACATGGGGTCGCAAAGAATCGGTCGTCTGGCCCTATCAAATTCCGATCTACACTTACAGCACGGCGTTCTTTTCTGTTGTGCTGACTTTCCTCTTTGTCTGCGGCTGGATTCGTCTCGCCACGACACCTTTGCAGAGGTACTACCTGCCACTTTACGAGCGCACATCGGTAATCGGCGCGTTCAGCAAAAGCCATCGGAGCAACTATCGGGTGCTCTTTGTCACGGGGCACGGACTCCCGCCGCAGCCGGCGCACAACGCCGATGTGAGGCTGGGGAGGACTCCGGAACCGGACGACAAAACCATTCCCCTTGCACTTACCGAAGATGCTTTGCAGCATGGATACACGCTCCTTTTCCGTGGTCCGCTGCGCAGCTTCGATGATGCCCGGCTGCGCGACTACATGAAGGATGTTATCTACGGAGGAACCAGTCTGCCCGTTTTCTTTCGGCCACCGCTCATCTGCGGCGTGGCGATTTTTCTAATCGCACTGCCATTCGCGGTTTGGAAAGATGTGGAACGGCAGAAACAGCTTCGCTATGGCCGTCGGCTCAAAGGCCCGGAGATGCTGACGCCACAGCAGTTCAACCGGGTCGTCAAAGGCGACGGCATTGGCTTCAAAATCGATGGGATGCGCAAGATGCTGCGCATCCCGGCCCGCGCCGAGGCCCAGCACATGCAGGTCATCGGCGACACCGGGGCCGGTAAAAGTGCTCTACTCGCCCAGGCACTCCGGCAGGTACGCAGCCGGGGTGATTCGGCCATTGTCTATGACCCGGCGCGCGAGTACGTGAAACGGTTTTATGACCCCGACCGCGGCGACATGATCCTGAATCCACTCGACCGGCGCTGCCCCTATTGGGGGCCAGCCGAAGAACTGCGCACCCGATCGGAAGCCAAAGCCCTGGCCGTCTCTTTGTTCCAACCGCCGCAGGACAAGAAGGGCGAGTTTTTCATCGAATCGCCGCAGAAGATATTTGCGTTTCTCATGGCCTACAGGCCGACGCCTGATCAACTTGTCCAGTGGATGTCGAACCCGGCAGAGATCGACCGCAGGTTGCAGGGAACGGAGCACGCCCACCTGATCGACCCGCACGCGCACCAGCAGAGAGCCGGTGTTTTGGCTTCGCTGGGACTGGTTGCCGATAGCCTCCGCCTGCTCCCCAAAAAGAGCGAGGCCAACGGCGCATGGACGGCGACGGAATGGGCTGAGAAACGCCAGGGCTGGATCTTTCTTACCTCACTTCCGGCAGAGCGTGAAGCGTTGCGCCCCTTGCAGAGCTTGTGGATTGATTGGCTGGTTTTGCGCCTGCTCAATGAGCCGACTGCGGCACAGAAGCGTGTATGGTTTGTGATCGACGAGTTGGCGAGCTTGCAAAAACTTCCGCAACTCCATACGGCGATCACCGAGGCGCGCAAGAGCAACAACCCTGTTGTCCTTGGCTTTCAGGGCAAGGCCCAGCTTGAATATCTGTATGGGCATCTGGCCGAGGTCATGCTCTCGCAGCCCGCTACCAGCGTTTGGCTCACCACCAAGGAACCGAATGCCGGCGAATGGGTCTCGAAGTTCATCGGCAAAGTGGAAATCGAGCGGCTGCGCGAGACGCACTTTGACGGCACGCGCTCAGGCCGGAACTTCGCACTCGACCGGCAGGTGGAGCCGCTGGTTCTGGAATCGGAAATCGCCGGTCTCGCCGACCTCCACGCCTACATGAAATATCAAAATTACGTCACGCGATTTTCGTTCCCGTACTTCAACATGCCGGAAGTTGCCGAAGGTTTTGAGCGGCGCGAACGGCCCGACGACAAGCTGCCGTATGATCCCGTGCCTGTCAATGACGCCGAACCGAATACGGAATTGAAACAAGTGCCGGAAGACACACCCACATCGCAGCCCAATACGCTGCCGGTCGCCCAACAGATCGAACCGGAACCGGCCATCGCTCCCGATGCCGACGACCAGCAAAACCTCATTACGCGAGGTTGA
- a CDS encoding RepB family DNA primase — protein sequence MNQVAANFLTRCFASCETIALLLRREDATRPQQRVVTLEQVLAPRYMAWLTFENDNGANIYVSANPLRPGSRKRTKECIASVRHIYIDIDEDGDARLAALRVSDRVPAPTTILSTSPGKYQALWRVAGFDFERQEQTLKLLAQAFGGDPACTDRNRVLRIPGFFNRKYSPVHPVTVEYPADATYGPGDIRLDDTVDSCVLPLRGNARKSPSYKHSHSENDWAWVCSQLAHNKDPEKLTRELASRRADKPDPIYYAQRTVDIASARLWLAEGIPIGDVVTMLEVRRRFEIPAAIAGARAREIATTAQHMIAHRRTA from the coding sequence ATGAACCAGGTTGCCGCCAATTTCCTCACCCGTTGTTTCGCCTCCTGCGAGACGATTGCGCTCTTGCTGCGCCGGGAAGATGCAACCCGGCCACAGCAGCGCGTGGTCACGCTCGAACAAGTTCTCGCGCCGCGCTATATGGCTTGGCTCACTTTCGAGAATGATAATGGCGCGAACATCTATGTCTCTGCCAATCCACTCCGCCCCGGCAGCCGGAAGCGCACCAAGGAGTGCATCGCTTCTGTCCGTCACATCTATATAGATATAGATGAGGATGGAGATGCCCGGCTCGCTGCGCTGCGGGTGTCGGATCGAGTTCCAGCACCCACGACCATTCTCTCGACTTCGCCGGGCAAATATCAGGCGCTTTGGCGGGTCGCCGGCTTTGACTTCGAGCGCCAGGAACAGACGCTCAAGCTGCTCGCCCAAGCCTTCGGCGGCGATCCCGCTTGCACCGACAGAAACCGGGTGCTGCGCATCCCCGGTTTCTTCAACCGGAAGTATTCTCCCGTTCATCCTGTCACGGTCGAATATCCGGCAGATGCCACCTACGGTCCGGGCGACATCCGGCTTGATGATACTGTCGACTCTTGCGTGCTGCCGCTACGCGGGAACGCACGCAAATCACCGTCGTATAAGCACTCCCATTCAGAGAACGATTGGGCCTGGGTTTGCAGCCAACTTGCCCACAACAAAGACCCTGAGAAGCTAACGCGCGAGCTTGCTTCGCGCCGCGCCGATAAACCCGATCCGATCTATTACGCACAGCGCACCGTCGATATTGCTTCGGCTCGCCTTTGGCTTGCCGAGGGCATTCCCATTGGCGATGTCGTCACCATGCTTGAGGTCCGCCGCCGCTTTGAGATTCCCGCCGCCATAGCTGGGGCTCGTGCACGGGAGATTGCGACCACCGCCCAGCACATGATTGCCCATCGAAGGACGGCCTGA